In Podospora pseudoanserina strain CBS 124.78 chromosome 5, whole genome shotgun sequence, a single window of DNA contains:
- a CDS encoding hypothetical protein (EggNog:ENOG503PRQX), which produces MHPLTTSDLAFLLCTSSSTSPPRAPLMLRTTYGLVVVIQSDGSLAISISEQKPPRGKDMVVGGVCSVLASPVMLPVPQIWQPQNEHYLLSPDFTTSTYLWSPSSASLDEWTPADEALLESLYSGEVEEEGGWFDGYLDWVGRAEDQLHGLGSSRLWRGPEESNNSFISVDSPTESGGGIDGQLFKDEGERTLWLVEGMLLASWLALQEGVEGVGYRVGRSEDAVEGVQDEGMYLLERGGTESLGEVVAAFLRNVTF; this is translated from the coding sequence ATGCACCCCCTTACTACGTCAGACCTCGCCTTCTTGCTTTGCACGTCTTCATCTACCTCCCCACCAAGAGCGCCACTGATGTTGAGGACGACGtatgggttggtggttgttatTCAGAGCGATGGATCGTTGGCCATATCGATATCAGAACAAAAGCCACCGCGTGGAAAGGACATGGTAGTCGGGGGGGTTTGCTCTGTTCTTGCCAGCCCTGTCATGCTTCCCGTTCCACAGATATGGCAACCGCAAAACGAGCATTATCTGCTTTCTCCAGATTTCACCACGTCGACGTACCTCTGGTCACCAAGCTCGGCGAGCTTAGACGAGTGGACACCGGCGGATGAGGCACTGCTAGAGTCGTTGTATTctggtgaggtggaggaggaagggggttggtttgacGGTTATCTTGattgggtggggagggcggaggatCAGCTCCATGGTTTGGGTTCGTCGAGGCTGTGGAGAGGACCGGAAGAGTCAAACAATAGCTTTATCAGCGTTGATTCTCCAACAGAATCAGGAGGGGGGATTGATGGGCAGCTTTTCAAAGACGAGGGCGAGAGAACGCTGTGGTTAGTGGAGGGTATGTTGTTAGCGTCTTGGTTGGCGCTGCAGGAGGGAGTCGAAGGAGTTGGTTATCGCGTTGGCAGGTCCGAGGAcgctgtggagggggtgcaGGACGAGGGTATGTATTTGTTGGAAAGAGGGGGCACTGAGAGTTTGGGCGAGGTCGTTGCGGCTTTCTTGAGGAATGTGACATTTTGA